A single region of the Nicotiana sylvestris chromosome 6, ASM39365v2, whole genome shotgun sequence genome encodes:
- the LOC104237328 gene encoding protein DOG1-like 4: MYKQKGKLSGFHQFHEEWHEQLRELVQQLKKAPRPATNQEQHELHTHLVQKFTSHYYEYYRVKSMAAKNDILHIFSAPWSNSLERSLYWIAGWRPTTAFHIIYTKSSILFESPIVDILRGFGNGDLGDLSPNQLSRLSEFQYETVQQENAITEQLSDWQDSGNAIIGTMGDVDGKMGRLVEILEKADQLRMKTIENLLQLLTAQQAAEFLILAAHLLFGIRGWGVNHDRQRAEG; encoded by the exons ATGtataaacaaaaaggaaaactgaGTGGTTTCCATCAATTCCACGAAGAATGGCATGAACAACTCCGGGAACTTGTCCAACAACTAAAGAAAGCCCCAAGACCTGCAACTAACCAAGAACAACACGAATTGCACACACATCTAGTCCAAAAATTCACTTCCCATTACTACGAATATTACCGTGTCAAGTCCATGGCTGCCAAAAATGACATACTCCATATATTCAGTGCACCATGGTCTAATTCTCTAGAGAGATCTTTATATTGGATTGCTGGTTGGCGACCGACTACTGCTTTCCACATTATTTACACTAAATCCAGCATCCTTTTTGAGTCTCCAATCGTTGATATCCTTCGTGGGTTCGGTAACGGTGACCTTGGGGATCTTTCACCTAATCAGCTTAGTCGGCTCAGTGAGTTTCAGTACGAAACCGTCCAGCAAGAAAATGCTATCACTGAACAACTCTCAGATTGGCAG GATAGTGGAAATGCTATAATTGGAACCATGGGAGACGTTGATGGCAAGATGGGAAGGCTGGTGGAGATATTAGAGAAAGCAGATCAACTGAGGATGAAGACTATTGAGAACTTGCTTCAGCTTTTAACAGCACAACAAGCGGCGGAGTTCCTAATTTTAGCAGCGCACTTGCTCTTTGGCATCCGTGGTTGGGGAGTCAATCACGACCGTCAACGAGCAGAAGGATGA